One window of the Piliocolobus tephrosceles isolate RC106 chromosome 17, ASM277652v3, whole genome shotgun sequence genome contains the following:
- the PRDM7 gene encoding LOW QUALITY PROTEIN: probable histone-lysine N-methyltransferase PRDM7 (The sequence of the model RefSeq protein was modified relative to this genomic sequence to represent the inferred CDS: inserted 2 bases in 1 codon; substituted 2 bases at 2 genomic stop codons) — protein MNYLFNGHKQVLFYSSVKPPWMAFRVELSKHQKEMPKTSFNNESSLKELSGTPNLLSTSGSQQAQKPASPPGEASTSGQHSRLKLELRRKETEGKMYSLRERKGHAYKEVSEPQDDDYLYCEMCQNFFIDSCAAHGPPIFVKDSAGNKQHPNRSALSLPPGLRTGPSGIPQAGLGVWNEASDLPLGLHFGPYEGQITGEAANNGYSWLITKGRNCXEYVDGRDKSWANWMRYVNCAWDDEEQNLVAFQYHRQIFYRTCRVIRPGCXNCWSGMGMSTARNWASSGAASGRKSSWPGENQSQRSIHVPHACWDYRLEPPRLASVXPFQVRNFSVNMWNAITPLRTSQDHLQENSSNQRTAAQGIRIRSSNILIYPAVMTKPKVKRSKKGPNS, from the exons ATGAATTACCTGTTTAATGGGCATAAACAAGTTTTGTTCTATTCATCAG TCAAACCTCCTTGGATGGCCTTCAGAGTGGAACTGAGTAAACACCAGAAG GAAATGCCCAAGACATCATTCAATAATGAATCTAGTTTGAAAGAATTGTCAGGAACGCCAAATTTACTGAGTACAAGTGGCTCACAGCAGGCTCAGAAACCAGCGTCCCCTCCTGGAGAAGCAAGTACCTCTGGACAGCACTCTAGACTAAAACTGG AGCTCAGGAGGAAGGAGACTGAAGGAAAGATGTATAGcctgagagaaagaaagggtcaTGCGTACAAAGAGGTCAGCGAGCCGCAGGATGATGACTACCTCT ATTGTGAGATGTGTCAGAACTTCTTCATTGACAGCTGTGCTGCTCATGGGCCCCCTATATTTGTAAAGGACAGTGCAGGGAACAAACAGCATCCCAACCGTTCAGCCCTCAGTCTGCCCCCGGGGCTGAGAACTGGGCCATCAGGCATCCCTCAGGCTGGGCTTGGAGTATGGAACGAGGCATCTGATCTGCCGCTGGGTCTGCACTTTGGCCCCTATGAGGGCCAAATTACAGGAGAGGCAGCCAACAATGGATACTCCTGGCTG ATCACCAAGGGGAGAAACTGCTAGGAGTATGTGGATGGAAGAGATAAATCCTGGGCCAACTGGATGAG GTATGTGAACTGTGCCTGGGATGATGAAGAGCAGAACCTGGTGGCCTTCCAGTACCACAGGCAGATCTTCTATAGAACCTGCCGAGTCATTAGGCCAGGCTG GAACTGCTGGTCTGGTATGGGGATGAGTACGGCCAGGAACTGGGCATCAAGTGGGGCAGCAAGTGGAAGAAAGAGCTCATGGCCGGGAGAG AACCAAAGCCAGAGATCTATCCATGTCCCTCATGCT tgctgggattacaggcttgagccaccacgcctggccagtgtCTGACCTTTTCAAGTCAGAAATTTCTCAGTCAACATGTGGAACGCAATCACTCCTCTCAGAACTTCCCAGGACCATCTGCAAGAAAACTCCTCCAACCAGAGAACCGCTGCCCAGGGGATCAGAATCAGGAGCAGCAATATTCTGATCTATCCAGCTGTAATGACAAAACcaaaggtcaagagatcaaagaAAGGTCCAAACTCTTGA